One window of the Leptospira koniambonensis genome contains the following:
- a CDS encoding EVE domain-containing protein, producing MKFWLFKTEPDVFSIDTLASSPGKTAPWEGVRGYGARNYLRDEIKKKDLILFYHSSTKPPHVAGLAEVVKEGYPDHFAFDKKHKYYDPKSDPQKPTWFMVDVKFKEKFSRPISLEELRSHGQLKGMVLLQPGGRLSIQPVSEEQFHYICKLAGAKTLLG from the coding sequence ATGAAATTCTGGCTTTTTAAGACCGAGCCTGACGTTTTTTCCATAGATACTTTGGCTTCTTCTCCCGGTAAAACAGCGCCTTGGGAGGGAGTCAGAGGTTATGGAGCAAGAAATTACCTAAGGGATGAGATCAAAAAAAAGGATCTCATCCTATTCTACCATAGCAGCACTAAACCACCTCATGTAGCAGGACTTGCAGAAGTAGTCAAAGAAGGTTATCCGGATCATTTCGCTTTTGATAAGAAACATAAGTATTATGATCCAAAAAGTGATCCACAAAAACCGACCTGGTTCATGGTAGATGTGAAATTTAAGGAAAAATTTTCTCGCCCAATTTCGCTAGAAGAATTAAGATCCCACGGGCAACTAAAAGGAATGGTGCTTTTGCAGCCGGGTGGTAGACTTTCTATCCAGCCTGTCAGCGAAGAACAGTTTCATTATATTTGTAAATTGGCCGGGGCAAAAACTCTCCTCGGTTAG
- a CDS encoding PP2C family protein-serine/threonine phosphatase, translating to MNIFRKIRNISFILLILILGIGSLYSQEDVPVFPISGSMSGTPINKFTFIRKIRPGEVKTSTDLESGDWTRMEKDSLSYSFTDDQFLIKFKIQAPPKEGTISWYLVLNNPGMENLTVFKRVWGPQGWAWSELSRDMRMSYIQPAFLIETPPNKQEEFLIHASTRRSLVLNFQAWAPKEFAAHIQMENLFLGIFFGAIGIMLVYNGFLAFVVKDSSYFFYVFYLLFYGLWQMAVTGVGAQYLIPAPATSWNDYLTGFAFLSVAFSLLFTRSFLHMERETGWKNYAFLILSAIAIFGFIASLFSSIYGPMIWAVSWYPFLAAVLVIYSAAIRLRRGYRPARYFLLAWSVLILFVLITALRNLSIIQDTELTHWSAQFGSLVEMTLLSFALADRIKTLEKDSLQARLENYESQLKLTEIEQELKIARELQESILPDRLPEVKNLKLSVRGEFASSVGGDFYDFHQLESGKLGIFLSDVSGHGVPAAIISSMVKLAFSIESRKNEDPAEVLRSINRSLSGKYGKHFITAAYLIVDPANGKVTYSNAGHPPIVAIDKGSGDTKEIFLPGWIMGMDPNLKNSVVEFQMKPGDRLIIYTDGITEARSKSGEIFGFQRFYKLLSEHMQSSGEKLGEDLFATVRSFTGNRKHFEDDLTFLVLDYLPIPDESVIKETTSSFSKS from the coding sequence GTGAATATTTTCCGAAAAATTCGGAATATCAGCTTCATTCTGCTGATCCTTATCCTGGGTATAGGCTCTCTATATTCTCAGGAAGATGTTCCCGTTTTTCCGATCTCCGGTTCTATGTCCGGAACTCCTATAAATAAATTTACCTTTATCCGAAAGATACGTCCTGGAGAAGTAAAAACTTCTACTGATCTAGAATCAGGCGACTGGACTAGAATGGAAAAGGACAGTCTCTCCTACAGTTTCACTGATGATCAGTTTTTAATTAAGTTCAAGATACAAGCTCCTCCTAAAGAAGGAACGATCTCCTGGTATTTAGTTTTGAATAACCCAGGAATGGAAAATCTCACAGTATTCAAAAGAGTATGGGGACCACAAGGATGGGCTTGGTCTGAACTTTCCAGAGATATGAGGATGTCGTACATCCAACCTGCATTCTTAATAGAAACTCCTCCAAACAAACAGGAAGAATTTTTAATCCACGCATCTACCAGAAGATCATTGGTTTTGAATTTCCAAGCCTGGGCGCCTAAGGAATTTGCTGCTCATATCCAAATGGAGAATTTGTTCCTAGGGATTTTTTTCGGGGCAATTGGGATCATGTTAGTGTATAACGGATTTCTTGCCTTTGTGGTAAAAGATTCCAGTTATTTCTTCTATGTTTTTTATCTGCTATTCTATGGACTTTGGCAGATGGCAGTCACAGGAGTTGGTGCCCAGTATCTGATCCCAGCTCCAGCAACTTCTTGGAATGATTATCTGACCGGATTTGCATTCTTATCAGTTGCATTCTCACTTTTATTCACTCGTTCCTTCTTACATATGGAAAGAGAGACCGGCTGGAAAAATTACGCTTTCTTAATATTGTCTGCGATTGCCATTTTCGGTTTTATTGCCTCTTTGTTCTCCAGCATTTACGGACCTATGATCTGGGCGGTTTCATGGTATCCTTTTTTGGCCGCAGTGTTGGTGATCTATTCTGCCGCGATCCGTTTAAGAAGAGGATATCGCCCCGCTCGTTATTTCCTATTGGCATGGTCTGTTCTTATTCTTTTTGTTTTGATCACTGCTCTTAGGAACTTGTCCATTATTCAGGATACAGAACTCACACATTGGTCCGCTCAATTCGGCTCTTTGGTAGAGATGACACTTCTTTCTTTTGCTTTGGCAGATAGGATCAAAACATTAGAGAAGGATTCTCTCCAAGCTCGACTGGAAAATTATGAAAGCCAATTGAAGTTAACTGAGATCGAACAAGAGCTTAAGATCGCGAGAGAACTGCAAGAGTCCATTCTTCCAGATCGTTTGCCTGAAGTTAAAAATTTGAAACTTTCAGTGAGAGGGGAGTTTGCGAGTTCCGTAGGCGGGGACTTCTATGATTTTCACCAATTGGAATCCGGTAAATTAGGGATCTTCTTGTCTGATGTTTCCGGTCACGGTGTACCTGCTGCGATCATTTCTTCCATGGTGAAATTGGCCTTTTCCATCGAATCCAGAAAGAACGAAGATCCTGCAGAAGTTTTAAGAAGTATTAATAGATCTTTAAGCGGTAAGTATGGAAAACATTTCATTACCGCGGCTTATCTTATAGTCGATCCCGCAAATGGAAAAGTAACTTATTCTAATGCGGGACATCCTCCTATCGTTGCGATAGACAAAGGATCTGGGGATACTAAGGAAATTTTCCTGCCTGGTTGGATCATGGGAATGGATCCTAACTTAAAAAACTCCGTAGTTGAATTCCAGATGAAACCTGGTGATCGTTTGATCATTTATACTGACGGTATCACAGAAGCCAGAAGTAAAAGTGGAGAAATTTTCGGATTTCAGAGATTTTATAAATTGTTAAGCGAACATATGCAATCTTCTGGAGAAAAACTAGGTGAAGATCTATTTGCTACTGTCAGAAGTTTTACAGGGAACAGAAAACATTTCGAAGACGATTTAACATTTCTCGTCCTAGATTATTTGCCGATCCCTGATGAGAGTGTGATTAAGGAAACTACTTCGAGTTTTTCAAAAAGCTGA